One stretch of Arachis hypogaea cultivar Tifrunner chromosome 20, arahy.Tifrunner.gnm2.J5K5, whole genome shotgun sequence DNA includes these proteins:
- the LOC140183218 gene encoding uncharacterized protein, with protein MLSTQPMPTRGGPWKDICQLQLKDSNVRDKMITGLSMEVGDGRRTLFWEDVWLQGGSLKLRFPRLFSISNQQGSVIGECGFWDGLEWVWNFQWRRGLYQWELELLNRLHEALRPINLASDKQDRLVWKYGKEEIFSTNSFVQVVQSETIPEDITSFSFTRTIWKGLAPPQVELFIWFVLIGRVNTKERLHRFGILRHGDNICVFCKRDVEHIYHLFLGCEFTWQVWCRWLSDLGRAWSIPGSLKEHFKSWTGVVNRNEERNRWLRCFFAVIWNIWLERNRRIFNSKEGGSKEVYQQSLTSYGEWSSRNLVVVDGNAGDDDRGS; from the coding sequence ATGTTATCTACTCAGCCAATGCCTACTAGAGGGGGACCATGGAAGGACATATGCCAGTTGCAGCTCAAGGATAGTAATGTAAGGGACAAGATGATTACTGGGTTGTCTATGGAGGTGGGTGATGGCAGGAGGACTCTTTTCTGGGAAGATGTTTGGTTACAAGGCGGTTCCCTCAAGTTGAGGTTTCCGAGACTTTTCTCTATTTCAAATCAGCAAGGATCTGTCATAGGGGAGtgcgggttttgggatgggttagagtgggtaTGGAACTTCCAGTGGAGGCGAGGCCTATATCAATGGGAGTTGGAATTATTGAATAGGTTACATGAGGCTTTAAGGCCTATAAATCTAGCAAGTGATAAGCAAGACAGACTTGTGTGGAAGTATGGCAAGGAAGaaattttttcaactaactcttttgtgcaggtgGTGCAATCAGAGACTATCCCAGAGGATATCACAAGCTTCAGCTTCACCAGAACCATTTGGAAAGGTTTGGCGCCACCACAAGTGGAGTTATTTATTTGGTTTGTTCTGATAGGTAGAGTAAATACTAAGGAAAGACTACACCGATTTGGAATACTTAGGCATGGGGACAATATATGTGTGTTTTGTAAAAGAGATGTGGAACATATTTACCACTTGTTCTTGGGGTGTGAGTTTACTTGGCAGGTATGGTGTCGATGGCTTTCTGATCTCGGAAGAGCGTGGTCTATTCCGGGCTCACTAAAGGAACATTTTAAGAGTTGGACAGGCGTCGTAAACAGAAATGAGGAGCGGAATCGGTGGCTGAGGTGCTTCTTTGCGGTCATTTGGAATATATGGCTTGAGAGGAACAGACGTATTTTTAATTCCAAAGAAGGTGGTTCAAAAGAGGTGTATCAGCAGTCCTTGACCAGTTATGGAGAGTGGAGTAGTAGGAACCttgttgttgttgatggcaatgccggagatgacgACAGGGGTAGTTGA
- the LOC112784901 gene encoding AIG2-like protein D — protein sequence MTNSVVRARHDVFVYGSLLADEVVRVLLNRVPSSTPATLHGYHRFKIKGRVYPAILPVENKKVTGRVLHEITGVELDILDEFEDVEYNRSDAEVVLMDTSEKLQVHTYVWSDPNDPNLYGEWDFEEWKQVHMNDFLKMTDAFMRESEQDSELQESKTRVQTYESFYKQENDKQSS from the exons atGACGAATTCTGTGGTGAGAGCGAGGCACGACGTGTTCGTGTATGGCAGCCTCTTAGCCGATGAGGTTGTTCGTGTCCTCTTGAATCGCGTCCCTTCTTCAACCCCTGCCACTCTCCATGGCTA TCACAGGTTTAAAATCAAAGGTCGCGTTTATCCCGCTATTCTCCCTGTGGAGAATAAGAAAGTTACTGGCAGG GTCCTTCATGAGATCACAGGAGTGGAGTTGGATATCTTAGACGAATTCGAGGATGTTGAATATAATAGAAGTGATGCTGAGGTTGTATTGATG GACACTTCTGAGAAGTTACAAGTTCACACTTATGTTTGGAGTGACCCAAACGATCCAAATTTATATGGAGAGTGGGATTTTGAG GAATGGAAACAAGTTCACATGAATGATTTTCTCAAGATGACCGATGCTTTCATGCGTGAATCAGAGCAAGACTCAGAGTTGCAAGAATCAAAGACAAGAGTTCAAACCTATGAATCTTTCTATAAGCAAGAAAATGATAAGCAATCCTCATGA